In the genome of Pseudomonas bubulae, one region contains:
- the zipA gene encoding cell division protein ZipA translates to MEIGLREWLIVIGIVVIAGILFDGWRRMRGGKGKLKFRLDRSFSNAPDDEHSPELLGPSRVLDTPTHKEPQLDEHDLPSVSMPARDKGAKRGKRGGEPSQGDLNLDLELDEGPSISARDDDHVAPVKPARGRAKPSVADVEVKEPAPQQAAEEVLVISVISRDPAGFKGPALLQNILESGLRFGEMDIFHRHESMAGNGEVLFSMANAVKPGVFDLDDIDLFSTPAVSFFLGLPGPRHPKQAFDVMVAAARKLSQELNGELKDDQRSVLTAQTIEHYRQRIVEFERRALTQKR, encoded by the coding sequence ATGGAAATCGGTCTGCGCGAATGGCTGATAGTCATCGGCATAGTGGTAATCGCCGGTATTCTTTTTGATGGCTGGCGCCGCATGCGTGGTGGCAAAGGCAAGCTCAAGTTTCGACTTGATCGCAGTTTTTCCAATGCCCCTGACGACGAGCACAGCCCTGAGTTGTTGGGCCCGTCACGGGTGCTGGATACGCCAACCCATAAAGAGCCGCAACTTGATGAGCACGACTTGCCATCGGTCAGCATGCCTGCACGGGACAAAGGTGCCAAGCGCGGCAAGCGTGGCGGTGAGCCGAGCCAGGGTGACCTGAACCTTGATCTTGAACTGGATGAAGGCCCGAGCATCAGTGCTCGTGATGATGATCATGTAGCGCCAGTCAAGCCGGCGCGTGGTCGTGCCAAGCCGAGCGTAGCGGACGTTGAAGTCAAGGAGCCTGCACCGCAGCAGGCCGCCGAAGAAGTGCTGGTGATCAGCGTGATCAGCCGTGACCCGGCAGGCTTCAAAGGCCCGGCACTGTTGCAGAACATCCTCGAAAGCGGTTTGCGTTTTGGCGAGATGGATATTTTCCATCGCCACGAAAGCATGGCCGGTAATGGCGAAGTGCTGTTCTCCATGGCCAATGCGGTGAAACCGGGTGTATTCGACCTGGATGATATTGACCTGTTCAGTACGCCAGCTGTCAGCTTTTTCCTTGGTTTGCCCGGCCCGCGCCATCCCAAGCAGGCTTTTGATGTGATGGTTGCCGCTGCACGCAAGCTGTCCCAGGAGCTCAATGGTGAGCTTAAAGATGACCAGCGCAGTGTGTTGACGGCCCAGACTATCGAGCATTACCGCCAGCGCATCGTTGAATTCGAGCGCCGTGCCCTGACTCAAAAACGCTGA
- the ligA gene encoding NAD-dependent DNA ligase LigA — MTAANTRILELRAELDQHNYRYHVLDEPSIPDAEYDRLFRELKALEAEHPELVTADSPTQRVGSAALSAFTQVRHEVPMLSLGNAFDETDMREFDRRVSEGLDLPAGDLFGGGAEVEYSCEPKLDGLAVSLLYRDGSLVRGATRGDGTTGEDISVNVRTVRNIPLKLHGSGWPAVLEVRGEVFMSKAGFERLNESQLAAGGKTFANPRNAAAGSLRQLDSKITASRPLEFCCYGLGQVSEEFSDTHIGNLKQLQQWGMPISHELKLAKGIAECLDYYRDIGERRASLPYEIDGVVFKVNSLASQRELGFRAREPRWAIAHKFPAMEELTELLDVEFQVGRTGAVTPVARLKPVKVAGVTVSNATLHNMDEVARLGLMIGDTVIIRRAGDVIPQVVQVVLERRPEDARPVQIPESCPVCGSHVERTQLIKRSKGRETVSEGAVYRCVGRLACGAQLKQAIIHFVSRRAMDIEGLGEKSVEQLVDEGLVSSPADLYTLQFEQIVDLEGFAELSSKNLLQAIADSKRPTLARFIYALGIPDVGEETAKVLARSLASLERVQRALPQVLTYLPDVGLEVAHEIHSFFSDAHNQQVIDQLLERGLELQDQGELGAEFAASTTLGGLIDKLHIPSVGPGGAQKLADRFGSLEGVITADWLDMRQALPEKQAKAVREFFDNPENARMALAIEAQLRDFGMHWHSEKKAVEGLPLAGQTWVLTGSLELMSRDVAKDKLESLGAKVSGSVSGKTHCVVAGPGAGSKLAKANELGLKVLDEEAFVAFLSEQGISIT; from the coding sequence ATGACCGCCGCCAATACCCGCATTCTAGAGCTGCGCGCTGAACTGGATCAGCATAATTACCGCTACCATGTACTCGACGAGCCAAGCATTCCGGACGCCGAGTACGATCGCCTGTTCCGCGAGCTGAAGGCCCTGGAGGCCGAACATCCTGAGCTGGTGACCGCCGACTCGCCCACTCAGCGCGTTGGCAGCGCAGCCTTGTCTGCCTTTACTCAGGTGCGTCACGAAGTGCCCATGCTGAGCCTGGGTAACGCATTCGATGAAACCGATATGCGCGAATTCGATCGCCGTGTCAGCGAGGGCCTGGATCTGCCCGCGGGCGATCTGTTTGGTGGCGGCGCTGAAGTTGAATACAGCTGTGAGCCCAAGCTGGACGGGCTGGCAGTCAGCTTGTTGTACCGGGATGGCAGCCTGGTGCGTGGTGCCACGCGGGGTGATGGCACTACCGGTGAAGACATCAGCGTCAACGTACGCACCGTGCGCAATATTCCGCTCAAGCTGCATGGCAGCGGCTGGCCAGCGGTGCTGGAAGTGCGTGGCGAAGTGTTTATGTCCAAGGCCGGCTTTGAGCGTCTTAATGAGTCTCAGCTGGCTGCTGGCGGCAAGACCTTTGCCAATCCGCGCAACGCAGCGGCGGGCAGCTTGCGTCAGCTGGATTCGAAGATCACGGCCAGCCGCCCGCTGGAATTTTGCTGCTACGGTCTGGGGCAGGTCTCTGAAGAGTTTTCGGACACCCATATCGGCAACCTCAAACAATTGCAGCAATGGGGCATGCCCATCAGTCATGAGCTGAAGCTGGCAAAGGGAATTGCCGAGTGCCTGGACTATTACCGTGATATCGGTGAGCGTCGTGCTTCCTTGCCCTACGAGATCGACGGAGTGGTGTTCAAGGTCAACAGCCTGGCGTCGCAGCGCGAGCTGGGCTTTCGTGCGCGTGAACCGCGCTGGGCCATCGCGCACAAGTTTCCGGCCATGGAGGAACTGACCGAGTTGCTGGATGTTGAGTTTCAGGTCGGACGCACCGGTGCAGTAACGCCCGTGGCGCGTCTCAAACCGGTCAAGGTGGCCGGGGTGACCGTATCCAATGCCACCCTGCACAATATGGATGAAGTGGCGCGGCTGGGCCTGATGATTGGCGATACCGTGATTATTCGCCGTGCTGGTGATGTTATCCCGCAGGTTGTGCAGGTGGTGCTGGAGCGTCGCCCTGAAGATGCCCGGCCGGTGCAGATCCCTGAAAGCTGTCCGGTGTGCGGCTCCCACGTTGAGCGCACGCAGCTGATCAAGCGCAGCAAGGGCCGTGAAACCGTCAGCGAAGGTGCGGTGTACCGCTGTGTCGGCCGGCTGGCCTGTGGTGCCCAGCTTAAACAGGCGATCATTCATTTTGTTTCGCGCCGGGCGATGGACATTGAAGGCCTGGGGGAAAAAAGTGTCGAGCAGTTGGTCGATGAGGGCCTGGTGAGTTCGCCGGCAGACCTCTATACCCTGCAGTTCGAGCAGATCGTCGATCTCGAAGGCTTTGCCGAGCTGTCGAGCAAGAACTTGCTGCAGGCCATCGCCGACAGCAAGCGTCCGACGTTGGCGCGTTTTATCTACGCATTGGGCATTCCCGATGTGGGCGAAGAGACTGCCAAGGTGCTGGCGCGTTCATTGGCCTCCCTGGAGCGTGTGCAGCGGGCCTTGCCGCAAGTGCTTACCTACCTGCCGGACGTGGGGCTGGAAGTGGCGCACGAGATTCATAGTTTCTTCAGTGACGCACACAACCAGCAGGTGATTGATCAACTGCTGGAGCGTGGTCTTGAGTTGCAGGATCAAGGTGAGCTGGGTGCCGAGTTTGCCGCCAGCACAACCTTGGGCGGGTTGATCGACAAGTTGCATATTCCTTCGGTGGGGCCGGGCGGGGCGCAAAAACTGGCCGACAGGTTTGGCTCCCTTGAAGGGGTGATCACTGCAGACTGGCTCGATATGCGCCAGGCCTTGCCGGAAAAACAGGCCAAGGCGGTACGCGAGTTCTTCGATAACCCTGAAAATGCCCGTATGGCGCTGGCAATCGAAGCGCAACTGCGTGATTTCGGCATGCACTGGCACAGCGAGAAAAAGGCCGTGGAAGGTTTACCGCTGGCAGGCCAGACCTGGGTGTTGACCGGCTCGCTGGAATTAATGAGTCGCGATGTGGCCAAGGACAAGCTGGAAAGTCTGGGGGCCAAGGTTTCGGGCTCGGTGTCGGGCAAGACCCATTGCGTCGTAGCGGGGCCGGGAGCAGGCTCCAAGCTGGCCAAGGCCAACGAGCTGGGGCTCAAGGTGCTGGATGAAGAAGCTTTTGTCGCGTTTTTGAGCGAACAGGGTATTTCGATTACGTAA